The window TGCCGTCGAACAGCACCCGCATGTCCTCGATCGAGTCGATCGCCACGCCGACCTTGCCCACCTCGCCGTGGGCGAGGGGCGCGTCCGAGTCGTGGCCCATCTGGGTGGGCAGGTCGAAGGCGACCGAGAGACCGGTGGTGCCGTGGGCGATCAGCTGCCGGTAGCGGGCGTTGGACTCGGCGGCCGTGCCGAAGCCGGCGTACTGCCGCATGGTCCAGGGGCGGCCGGTGTACATGGTCGGGTAGACCCCGCGGGTGAACGGGTACGCGCCCGGCTCGCCCAGCTTCGCGGCCGGGTCCCAGTCGGCCAGACCGGCCGGCCCGTACACCGGCTCGACCGGCAGTCCCGACTCCGACTCGTGCGTCATGGATGCCTCCGCGGTACGTCGTGCTCCCCCCTCACCATGCCCCGTAGTTCGGCGGCGGTCACGCGGGGAAGCATCCCCCGCATGAGGAACACGGTCAGATCCGCCGCCGTACTCGCCTCGGCCGCCGCCCTCGCGGCCCTCTGCGGCTGCACCGTGCAGCCCGTGGGCCCGGACGGCAAACGCTCCTTGCCGGTGCACGTCGAACTGCCGTCGAGCCGGGCTCCCGATCCCACCCGTTCGGCCGCCGGCACGCCCCCCGCGTCGCCGTCGCGGGTGCTGTGGTCGCGCGGCGACAGCGGGCCGGGCGTACGGGAGCTGCAGGCGCGGCTGCGCCAGGTGGACTGGCTGTTCGACGGGCCGACGGGCACGTACGACGACCTGACCGAACGGGCCGTCAGCGGCTTCCAGGGCAAGCGCGGACTGCCCCGGACCGGCGCGGCGGACTCCGTGACCTGGCGGCGGCTGCTGGCGATGACGCGTCCGCCGGGGAAGTGGGAGCTGTACCTGATGGGCGGTCAGCCGGCCGCCGCGCCCGATCCGCGCTGCATGACGGGACGGGTGCTGTGCATCAGCAAGACCAGCCGCACGCTGCGCTGGATGGTGGACGGGCGGACCGTGTCGACGATGTCCGTGCGCTTCGGCTCCCAGTACACCCCGACCCGCGAGGGTGTCTTCCGCGTCTACTGGAAGTCACGGCACCATGTGTCGACCCTCTACCACTCGTCGATGCCCTACGCGATGTTCTTCAGCGGCGGCCAGGCGGTGCACTACTCCTACGACTTCGCGGCGCGCGGGTACGCGGGCGGCTCGCACGGCTGCGTGAACGTCCGGGACGAGACGGCGGTCGCCGCGCTCTTCGCACAGGTGCGGGGCGGCGACAAGGTCGTCGTGTACTGGTGAGAGAGGGATTCGGGGCGCGGGCGGGACCGGGGGAACGTGTCCCGCCCGCGCCAGGTGCACGAGCCGTAGGTACGGGGGGAACCCCGGCTCAGTGCGACGGCCGATGACCAGTCGGCTCACTCATTACTGCGTCGCGAGGTCCAAAAACGTCACACCTCTCGCGGAGAAATTTTCGCGGTGTCTAAAACCGCAGGTCACAGGGGTGAGCCGAGCTCAGAGAGCGGTGTAGGTCGGGCTCGGTTCCGGGGTCGGCGAGGTCCTGCCCGGTCGGCCGGGGGCCGTCGGGGCGAAGGCGGAGGGAGCGGGTACGGCACCGCGGCGGTGCCTGCCCCTGCCGCCGTCACCGTGCTCGCCGCCGCGCCTGCCGGGGTGGCTGTCGTCGTCCCCGCCCTGGCCGTCCCGGTCCTCGCCGCCCTTGCCCTTGCCCTTGTCGCGGCCCTTGCCGCCGCCCTTGCCCTGGTCGCCCTCGTCCTGGCCACCGGCGTTCGTGTCGTCCTTGCCGCCGGTGTGACCGGCCGCCAGGACGACCTTGCAGTACCCGCTCACCCGCCCGGAGCCGCCCGCCAGGTGCTCCAGCGCACGCTTGCGGTCGGCGGCCGGTTCCCTGCCGTCCCGGATGTCGCGGCAGGCCGCGGCGACGACGTCCCACCCGGTGCCGGCGCTCGCGGAGGGCGGGGCGCCGGGGCCGGGAGCGTCGCTCGCCCCCGGGTCCTCGTCCGGGGCGGCGGCCTCGTCGGAGGCGCCGCCGGGGGTGCCCTCGGCGCTGCCACCCGGCGTGCTAGGCGCGATGCCGGACGGGGTGCGCGGGGAGGGCGAGGCGAGCGGTTCCCCGGAGGTCCCGGCGCTGACGGTGACGGCGGGGCCGGGGGGTTCGTCGTCGAACGGCGTGGGCAGCACCCCGCTCCCGGCCGCGACCGCGACCCCGCCGAGCGTGCCGACGGCCAGCGAGGCGGCGAGCGCGAAACGTGCCGGGCGGGCCCAGCGGGGGCGCCGCGCGGTGGTTCCGGTACGGCCCGCGCCGCCGATGCGGATCAGGCCCGCGTCGGCGCCGTTCGCGGGTGTGCCGGAGCGCCGGCCGGGGGCACGGGCGGCGAGATCCGCGGCGGTGCGCTCGGCGTCCGCGGCCTCACGGGCCTTGCGGAACGCGGCCAGGGCGGCCTCTTCACCGGGGAGTTCACCCGCGGCGGGGGCGGCTTCCGCGGCCAGTGCGCCGAGTGCCCGGGAGAGGCGTTCGGCCTGGTCACGTGCGCAGGGGTCGACGGCTTCCAGCGGCTCACCGCGCAGCAGGCGTTCCGCCGTCTCACGGTCCAGCCACTTGTCCTGCTCGTCGGCCATCACATGTCCTTCTGCGTCCGCGCACGCGGATGCGTCACAGTGGCGGACGTCACCGCGTGTCCACGCGGTTCTCGCTGGGGTGGCAGCGCGTCGAGCACGCCCGCCGATTCCGGATCGTCGCCGAGCAGCTCCGCCAGCCGCTTCAGGCCCCGGTGCGCGGCGGTCCGTACGGCGCCCGCGCGTTTGCCGAGCGTCTCGGCCGCGGTCTTGGCGTCCAGGCCGACCACCACCCGCAGGACGACCGCTTCGGCCTGGTCCTGCGGGAGGCGCGCGATGAGGGAGAGGGCGCTGCCGGTCGCCAGGGCCTCGATGGCCTCGCCCGCCGTGTCGGACTCGGCGGCCCGGCCGGTCAGTTCGGTCTCGTCGCCGCCTATGGCGGGGCGGCGGCCGCGCATGCGTATGTGGTCCAGGGCGCGGTTGCGGGCGATGCGGGCGGCCCAGCCGCGGAACCGGTCGGCGTCGCCGCTGAACCGGTCGAGGTCCCGGGCGATCTGCAACCAGGCCTCGGACGCGACGTCCTCGGCATCCGGATCGCCGACCAGCGTGCGCACGTATCCGAGCAGCCGGGGATGCACCGCGCGGTACACCGTACGGAACGCGGTCTCATCACCGTTCTGTGCTGCACGTACTGCGGCGGTCAGCTCCGCGTCGTCCCCCAGCACCGCACTCCCTCTACGCCTGTCTTCGGTCGGCGCGAAAGGCACGTTACGGCGTGAAACCGCTCCTCGTCCATGTCTGTAGAAGATGCAACTAACTCGTGACCGGGTACGGATGTGCGCAGGGTGAGGACCGGCCGTGGCGGGGTGTG of the Streptomyces sp. 1222.5 genome contains:
- a CDS encoding RNA polymerase sigma factor, whose translation is MLGDDAELTAAVRAAQNGDETAFRTVYRAVHPRLLGYVRTLVGDPDAEDVASEAWLQIARDLDRFSGDADRFRGWAARIARNRALDHIRMRGRRPAIGGDETELTGRAAESDTAGEAIEALATGSALSLIARLPQDQAEAVVLRVVVGLDAKTAAETLGKRAGAVRTAAHRGLKRLAELLGDDPESAGVLDALPPQREPRGHAVTSATVTHPRARTQKDM
- a CDS encoding L,D-transpeptidase family protein, giving the protein MRNTVRSAAVLASAAALAALCGCTVQPVGPDGKRSLPVHVELPSSRAPDPTRSAAGTPPASPSRVLWSRGDSGPGVRELQARLRQVDWLFDGPTGTYDDLTERAVSGFQGKRGLPRTGAADSVTWRRLLAMTRPPGKWELYLMGGQPAAAPDPRCMTGRVLCISKTSRTLRWMVDGRTVSTMSVRFGSQYTPTREGVFRVYWKSRHHVSTLYHSSMPYAMFFSGGQAVHYSYDFAARGYAGGSHGCVNVRDETAVAALFAQVRGGDKVVVYW